In Corylus avellana chromosome ca2, CavTom2PMs-1.0, the following proteins share a genomic window:
- the LOC132172951 gene encoding probable F-box protein At4g22030: MNQMASTLRLSSSSSCSRQINAAIHVPKLPKVIPYFSVPKIPTRKLVQELNIRDGFTGIVPVEKITTTSTDDKIETTQLYAILEAVADRVEMHANIGKQRENWNTLLLNSVNMITLAAATMAGAAAIGGAGMPLLALKLSSTLLYSAATGMLLVMNKIQPSQLAEEQRNATRLFKQIQTQIQTTLALGSPSKEDVKSVMEKVLAVDKAYPLPLLGAMLDKFPAKFEPSVWWPSNQQLQKKNKSSHGKQRDEKKNGWSEEMEVEMREIIEVVKRKDIEDYERLGNLVLKINKVLAIAGPLLTGIAAVGSAFVGNGSWAAVVAVAAGALGSAVNAFEHGGQIGMVFEMYRNCGGFFQLLQESIESTLEERDLEKRENGELFEMKVALKLGRSLSNLRELARNSAFSRMDRTTIDEFASKLF, encoded by the coding sequence ATGAATCAAATGGCTTCAACTCTCCGattatcttcatcatcttcttgttcCAGGCAAATCAATGCTGCTATTCATGTCCCTAAACTTCCTAAAGTGATCCCTTACTTCTCAGTTCCAAAAATACCAACGAGAAAGCTGGTTCAGGAATTGAATATAAGGGATGGATTCACGGGCATAGTCCCGGTAGAAAAGATCACTACCACATCAACTGATGACAAAATTGAGACTACCCAACTCTATGCCATCTTAGAGGCCGTGGCTGACAGGGTGGAGATGCACGCCAACATTGGAAAACAGCGTGAAAACTGGAATACCCTTCTTCTCAACTCCGTCAACATGATAACCCTCGCTGCTGCCACCATGGCCGGTGCTGCAGCGATTGGTGGCGCCGGAATGCCCCTTTTGGCTTTGAAACTGTCGTCCACGCTCTTGTATTCTGCAGCCACTGGGATGTTGCTTGTGATGAACAAAATTCAGCCTTCACAGCTTGCAGAGGAGCAACGCAATGCTACGAGATTGTTCAAGCAGATCCAGACCCAAATCCAAACCACGCTGGCTCTCGGGAGTCCATCTAAAGAAGATGTGAAGAGCGTTATGGAAAAGGTTTTGGCCGTCGACAAAGCATACCCACTTCCCTTGCTAGGAGCCATGCTTGACAAATTCCCTGCAAAGTTTGAGCCATCTGTTTGGTGGCCTTCAAATCAGCAACTCcagaagaaaaacaagtccTCTCATGGAAAGCAAcgagatgagaagaagaatgGGTGGAGTGAGGAAATGGAAGTAGAAATGCGAGAGATCATCGAGGTGGTGAAGAGAAAGGACATTGAGGATTACGAAAGGCTAGGCAACCTGGTGTTGAAGATCAACAAGGTTTTAGCCATCGCAGGTCCATTACTCACTGGCATTGCCGCCGTCGGATCTGCTTTTGTTGGTAACGGCTCATGGGCTGCAGTAGTAGCGGTGGCTGCAGGGGCTTTAGGTAGCGCGGTTAATGCTTTCGAGCATGGTGGCCAAATTGGGATGGTGTTTGAGATGTACAGAAACTGCGGTGGCTTCTTCCAGCTACTCCAAGAATCAATTGAATCCACACTTGAGGAAAGAGAtttggagaaaagagaaaatggagagtTGTTTGAAATGAAGGTGGCTTTGAAACTGGGAAGAAGCTTGTCAAACCTCAGAGAACTAGCCAGAAATTCAGCTTTTTCACGTATGGATAGAACCACCATAGATGAATTCGCTAGCAAGCTCTTTTAG